The region TGCGGCCTTGCAGGCGGTGATCGGTGTGGGCAACGAAAACCTGGATCGCCTGGAGCAGGTTCTGGGGATCACGGTGGCCGGGCGTGGCAACCAACTGACGGTGAGTGGGCCGTCGGATCGGGTGCAAACCGCCCTGGAGGTTTTGGACGCCCTGTATGCCCAGGCCGGGCGCGGTAGTGCGTTGGGCCCGGCCGAGGTTGATGCGGCGGTGCGGCTGGCGGGCGAGGCGGTGGTGCCGGTGGCCAGCGTGCGCACCCGCAAGACCGAGATCAAGGCGCGCTCGCCCAATCAGGCCCGCTACCTTGAAGCCATGCTCACCCATGATCTGGTGTTTGGTCTGGGGCCGGCGGGCACGGGCAAAACTTATCTGGCGGTGGCCATGGCGGTGTCGCTGTTTGTGCAGCGGCGGGTCGAGCGCATTATTTTGTCGCGACCGGCCGTTGAGGCCGGAGAGCGGATTGGCTTTTTGCCCGGCGACATGCGCGACAAGGTCGATCCCTACCTGCGCCCGATGTACGACGCGCT is a window of Pararhodospirillum photometricum DSM 122 DNA encoding:
- a CDS encoding PhoH family protein translates to MSAGTTQVSRVFADNAALQAVIGVGNENLDRLEQVLGITVAGRGNQLTVSGPSDRVQTALEVLDALYAQAGRGSALGPAEVDAAVRLAGEAVVPVASVRTRKTEIKARSPNQARYLEAMLTHDLVFGLGPAGTGKTYLAVAMAVSLFVQRRVERIILSRPAVEAGERIGFLPGDMRDKVDPYLRPMYDALHAMLPGDEVARRLESGDFEVAPLAFMRGRTLANAFVILDEAQNTTPTQMKMFLTRLGENGRMVITGDATQVDLPLGAKSGLRDALEVLDGEPGIGKVVFTDQDVVRHDLVTRIVRAYDRRDGSLEIRHAR